A stretch of Gymnodinialimonas phycosphaerae DNA encodes these proteins:
- a CDS encoding paraquat-inducible protein A — protein sequence MSTDTVGCVVCDAIYSLRPELADQATQCARCGHRITYGKRATLAWLVSLSATNVALLAMVVFLPFLELHSGQFENAASVIDVVLGFSSGIMVPLALAVLAFILMLPLSRFLLLIYALGPIAVGRRNLPYAARALRGVFLLKPWAMAEIFMVGVAVALVKLADLATISIGPAFWIFAGVVILNAYQDTLMCRHTLWTALICNE from the coding sequence GTGTCCACGGATACGGTGGGCTGCGTCGTATGCGATGCGATTTACAGTCTTCGACCCGAACTGGCGGATCAGGCCACGCAGTGTGCGAGGTGTGGCCACAGGATCACCTACGGGAAACGCGCGACACTGGCATGGTTGGTCAGCCTGTCGGCGACGAATGTCGCACTTCTGGCAATGGTCGTGTTCCTGCCGTTTCTCGAACTGCATTCCGGGCAATTCGAAAATGCGGCTTCCGTCATCGATGTGGTGCTTGGCTTCAGTTCAGGCATCATGGTGCCGCTGGCCTTGGCCGTTCTGGCGTTCATTCTAATGCTCCCCCTCAGCCGCTTTCTGCTGTTGATCTATGCGCTTGGGCCCATTGCCGTGGGCCGACGCAACTTGCCCTATGCCGCGCGGGCTCTTCGGGGCGTGTTTTTGCTCAAGCCCTGGGCAATGGCCGAGATCTTCATGGTCGGCGTCGCGGTTGCCCTTGTGAAGCTGGCGGATCTGGCGACGATCTCGATCGGGCCCGCGTTCTGGATATTTGCCGGGGTCGTGATCTTGAATGCCTACCAGGACACGCTGATGTGTCGGCACACGCTATGGACGGCGTTGATATGCAACGAGTGA
- a CDS encoding DUF2147 domain-containing protein, whose product MIRSRLILILCLALPSMAFSQTAGPPNALDGVWQTGTRNGSWGYVRFAPCEAAYCGILVDGGGRNVNPQYFGTVLVTGMQWTGSEFSGGSLLDVETGRVYLSRMRFRDANRLQISGCVLGGLVCGGQTWTRLP is encoded by the coding sequence ATGATCCGATCGCGTCTTATCCTCATCCTGTGCCTAGCGCTTCCGTCGATGGCGTTCAGCCAGACTGCCGGACCGCCCAATGCCCTTGACGGGGTTTGGCAAACCGGGACGCGGAATGGATCGTGGGGATACGTCCGCTTTGCGCCTTGCGAGGCCGCGTATTGCGGGATCTTGGTCGACGGCGGTGGGCGCAACGTGAACCCACAATACTTCGGGACCGTGCTGGTGACCGGTATGCAATGGACAGGGTCCGAGTTTTCCGGCGGCAGCCTGCTGGATGTAGAGACTGGGCGCGTCTACCTGTCCCGCATGCGGTTTCGCGATGCCAATCGCCTGCAGATTTCGGGCTGTGTCCTGGGCGGCCTGGTCTGCGGTGGCCAAACATGGACCCGACTTCCGTAA
- a CDS encoding response regulator transcription factor has product MTKRYTGMLADDHKIVRMGLKSALEHDRAMQDTQVQIVVEAEDGLQTIEGVKAHRPDLLILDVSMPIASGAEIVVDVQRWSPDTKIVVYSGVTSPGLLAHLIEAGVHGLFAKGSDASDMLAAVPLILRGGRKIDAAILDIVRGAGTPAPLRARERQTLNMVLAGRTNAEVAALMGISIN; this is encoded by the coding sequence ATGACGAAACGATACACCGGCATGCTCGCCGATGATCACAAGATCGTTCGCATGGGTCTGAAGTCCGCCTTGGAACATGATCGCGCGATGCAGGATACCCAAGTGCAGATCGTCGTCGAGGCCGAGGACGGCCTGCAAACCATCGAAGGGGTCAAGGCGCACCGTCCGGATCTGCTGATCCTTGACGTCTCCATGCCCATAGCCTCGGGGGCCGAGATCGTCGTGGACGTGCAGCGCTGGAGCCCTGATACGAAAATCGTCGTCTACAGCGGCGTGACCTCGCCGGGCCTGCTGGCGCATCTGATCGAGGCGGGCGTGCACGGCTTGTTTGCAAAGGGATCGGACGCGTCGGATATGTTGGCCGCCGTGCCCTTGATCCTGCGCGGCGGGCGGAAGATCGACGCCGCGATCCTGGATATCGTGCGGGGCGCCGGGACGCCAGCGCCGCTGAGAGCGCGCGAGCGTCAAACCCTCAACATGGTGCTGGCCGGGCGGACCAACGCGGAAGTGGCCGCGCTGATGGGGATCTCCATCAATTGA
- a CDS encoding amidohydrolase, producing MTDQDLIALRRTFHQSPELGFAEHETKAKVAGLLRALGLEVHEGVGVVGLLKRGTGNRAIGLRADMDALPIHETSSHGYPSQTPGVMHACGHDGHMTMLLGAAAKLAQEADFDGTVVFIFQPNEEHGRGAQAMIDEGLLERFAMEEVYAIHNLPGAPLGQISTRAGQICASESLFEIEINGQGGHASMPQVGRDAITVGAEIVQALQTIVARKLAPGAGAVVSVTEFLTDGQRNVLPGRAVLKGDVRTRMPADREAVARLMRQIADGIGAAHGVSATTSFTTEFIETINAPGPTQAVVDAAHAQGLETLGNREPMSFSEDFAHFTAAVPGCFLLLGNGESGAHGQPLHASDYDFNDALLPLGRDFWAQLVRDRLPVTGNVR from the coding sequence TTGACCGACCAAGACCTGATCGCGCTGCGCCGCACTTTCCACCAAAGCCCCGAGCTTGGGTTTGCCGAGCACGAGACCAAGGCCAAGGTGGCAGGTCTTCTGCGGGCGCTTGGGCTTGAGGTTCATGAAGGCGTGGGCGTTGTCGGCCTGCTCAAACGCGGCACCGGCAACCGCGCCATCGGCCTGCGCGCCGACATGGATGCGCTGCCGATCCATGAGACGAGTTCCCACGGCTACCCCTCTCAAACCCCCGGCGTGATGCACGCCTGCGGCCATGATGGGCATATGACGATGCTTCTGGGAGCCGCCGCCAAATTGGCGCAGGAGGCCGATTTCGACGGCACCGTCGTGTTCATTTTCCAACCCAATGAAGAGCACGGGCGGGGGGCGCAGGCGATGATCGACGAAGGGTTGTTGGAGCGTTTCGCGATGGAAGAGGTCTACGCCATTCACAACCTGCCCGGCGCGCCCTTGGGACAGATCTCGACCCGCGCGGGGCAGATCTGCGCCAGCGAAAGCCTGTTTGAGATCGAGATCAACGGCCAGGGCGGTCATGCCTCCATGCCCCAGGTCGGACGCGATGCGATCACCGTGGGGGCCGAGATCGTGCAGGCCTTGCAGACCATCGTCGCCCGCAAGCTGGCCCCCGGGGCAGGCGCGGTCGTGTCGGTAACCGAGTTCCTGACAGACGGGCAGCGCAATGTCCTGCCGGGGCGGGCGGTCCTGAAAGGCGACGTGCGGACGCGGATGCCTGCGGACCGCGAAGCCGTCGCCCGCCTGATGCGCCAGATTGCGGACGGCATCGGTGCCGCCCATGGCGTGAGTGCCACGACTTCTTTCACCACCGAATTCATCGAGACGATCAACGCCCCCGGCCCCACCCAAGCGGTCGTGGATGCCGCCCACGCGCAGGGGCTAGAGACCTTGGGTAATCGCGAACCGATGAGCTTCTCCGAGGATTTCGCCCATTTCACCGCCGCCGTCCCGGGGTGTTTTCTGCTTCTGGGCAATGGCGAAAGCGGGGCCCATGGGCAGCCGCTTCATGCGTCGGATTATGATTTCAATGACGCCCTCCTGCCCCTTGGTCGCGATTTCTGGGCACAGCTGGTGCGCGACCGCCTGCCTGTCACGGGTAACGTGCGATAG
- a CDS encoding flavin monoamine oxidase family protein, with amino-acid sequence MTDTVIVGAGLCGLAVAEMLEARGADYLLVEARDRTGGRILSVPHGGSAVDMGPAWFWPGQPRIAALTKRLGLRRFDQFSEGALSFEDETGAVQRGRGYASMAGSWRLEGGLAALTDALTAGVPTARLRKGTAVTALERDAEGVILRTRGRDVLRARRVVLALPPRLVAEMVFDPMPLGSVVAAWEQVPTWMAGQAKAVAIYPTPFWRDMGLSGDAMSRHGPMVEIHDASPDDASFGALFGFIGVPPSGRVDDAALRAAVMAQFGRLFGGEAPLSLLIHDWAASPFTATAADAAPLTAHPTYGLPKEAQHLWDGRVILSGTETARGFGGYLEGALEAAEAALVQLEEGPLGA; translated from the coding sequence ATGACCGATACGGTCATTGTTGGCGCCGGTTTGTGCGGGCTGGCTGTGGCGGAGATGCTGGAGGCGCGCGGCGCGGATTACCTTCTGGTGGAGGCCCGCGATCGGACGGGCGGGCGGATCTTGTCGGTGCCCCATGGAGGCAGCGCCGTGGACATGGGGCCTGCGTGGTTCTGGCCCGGACAACCCCGCATCGCGGCGCTGACAAAGCGCCTTGGCCTGCGGCGGTTCGATCAGTTCTCCGAAGGCGCGCTGAGTTTTGAGGATGAGACCGGCGCCGTGCAACGTGGGCGGGGCTATGCCTCGATGGCGGGGTCCTGGCGGCTGGAGGGGGGATTGGCCGCCCTGACAGATGCCTTGACGGCGGGCGTGCCAACGGCGCGCTTGCGCAAGGGCACCGCCGTGACCGCATTGGAGCGGGATGCCGAGGGCGTAATCCTAAGGACGCGCGGGCGGGATGTCTTGCGCGCGCGGCGTGTCGTTCTTGCGTTGCCGCCGCGCTTGGTGGCGGAGATGGTTTTTGACCCGATGCCCTTGGGCTCGGTTGTTGCCGCATGGGAACAGGTGCCGACGTGGATGGCAGGGCAAGCCAAGGCCGTCGCGATTTACCCTACACCTTTCTGGCGCGACATGGGCCTGTCGGGTGACGCCATGAGTCGCCATGGCCCGATGGTGGAAATCCACGATGCCTCGCCAGATGACGCCAGCTTCGGTGCGCTTTTCGGGTTCATTGGTGTGCCGCCCTCCGGGCGGGTGGACGACGCGGCATTGCGCGCCGCCGTTATGGCACAATTCGGGCGACTCTTCGGGGGCGAGGCCCCCTTATCGCTGCTGATCCATGACTGGGCTGCCAGCCCGTTCACCGCCACGGCGGCTGATGCCGCCCCGTTGACTGCTCATCCGACCTACGGGCTTCCAAAAGAGGCGCAACACCTTTGGGATGGCCGTGTGATCCTGTCGGGTACGGAAACCGCGCGGGGCTTCGGCGGCTATCTGGAAGGGGCACTGGAGGCGGCTGAGGCCGCGCTGGTGCAGTTGGAAGAAGGGCCCCTCGGCGCCTGA
- a CDS encoding cupin domain-containing protein, whose product MDLNADFSQRVVVHSDQLDWVASPMPGVDRRMLDRIGGEVARATSIVRYAPGSQFSAHTHTGGEEFIVLEGVFQDEHGDYPAGTYVRNPPTTSHTPGSAEGCTIFVKLWQFDMDDRTQFRLDMAAQGDRAVLHRDAFEEVTYHRLAPGAVLADEAIGGAELLVLEGSVTEAGDTLAQGGWLRVPDGGQVKAVAGPEGAVVWMKTGHVIHAKPPAP is encoded by the coding sequence ATGGACCTGAACGCAGATTTCTCGCAGCGCGTCGTCGTGCACTCTGATCAGCTGGACTGGGTCGCGTCGCCGATGCCCGGCGTCGACCGCCGGATGCTGGACCGCATCGGGGGTGAGGTTGCGCGCGCGACTTCCATCGTGCGCTATGCGCCGGGCTCCCAATTCTCGGCCCATACCCATACCGGCGGGGAAGAATTCATCGTGCTGGAAGGCGTGTTTCAGGATGAGCATGGCGACTATCCGGCGGGTACTTACGTGCGCAACCCGCCGACCACGTCCCACACGCCCGGATCGGCCGAGGGGTGCACGATCTTCGTGAAGCTTTGGCAGTTCGACATGGACGACCGCACGCAGTTTCGCCTCGACATGGCAGCGCAGGGGGACCGCGCGGTGCTTCACCGCGACGCGTTTGAAGAGGTGACGTACCACCGCCTCGCGCCGGGCGCGGTCTTGGCTGATGAGGCCATCGGCGGGGCCGAGTTGTTGGTGCTGGAGGGCAGCGTGACCGAGGCGGGCGATACGCTTGCACAGGGCGGCTGGCTGCGGGTGCCGGACGGCGGACAGGTGAAAGCCGTGGCCGGGCCTGAGGGCGCAGTGGTCTGGATGAAAACCGGCCATGTGATCCACGCCAAACCGCCTGCCCCATGA
- a CDS encoding Lin0512 family protein, whose amino-acid sequence MAVKRLLTEFGMGSSLRRQDYTEAATRAVKDALWHNSINLAELFGKDKAEMQITVEVGVQNPDALDVAKIAAIFPYGQVKVAPRKGGLDVPRNDGGNPTVIANVAISVALDLEAPLPSATELENNQ is encoded by the coding sequence ATGGCCGTCAAACGATTGCTGACAGAGTTCGGCATGGGCAGTTCCCTGCGCCGCCAGGATTACACCGAAGCCGCAACGCGCGCCGTGAAAGACGCGCTTTGGCACAACTCCATCAATCTGGCAGAACTTTTCGGCAAGGATAAGGCCGAGATGCAGATCACGGTCGAGGTGGGCGTGCAGAACCCCGACGCGCTGGACGTCGCCAAGATCGCGGCGATTTTCCCCTACGGACAGGTCAAGGTCGCGCCGCGCAAGGGCGGGCTTGATGTGCCGCGCAACGATGGTGGCAATCCAACGGTAATTGCGAACGTCGCGATTTCAGTCGCGCTTGATCTGGAGGCCCCTTTGCCAAGTGCCACGGAATTGGAGAATAACCAATGA
- a CDS encoding Lin0512 family protein, whose protein sequence is MNDQRFIIEMGMGNDQYGQDYTKAAARAIEDAIRHSAIPMFEVTGLTHEQMRVQVTIGVQHPDRVDCAALAGKLPRGRAKVTAVFGGLDVINPDTGKTLVIASAAVEAFLPRQPG, encoded by the coding sequence ATGAACGATCAGCGGTTCATCATCGAAATGGGCATGGGCAATGACCAATACGGCCAAGATTACACCAAGGCCGCCGCCCGCGCGATCGAGGACGCGATACGCCACTCGGCGATCCCGATGTTCGAGGTCACGGGCCTGACCCATGAGCAGATGCGGGTACAGGTCACCATTGGCGTGCAGCACCCGGACCGGGTGGATTGCGCGGCGCTGGCTGGGAAACTGCCTCGGGGGCGGGCCAAGGTGACGGCCGTGTTCGGCGGCCTCGACGTCATCAACCCCGACACGGGCAAGACGTTGGTGATCGCCTCGGCAGCGGTCGAGGCCTTCTTGCCGCGCCAGCCGGGTTAA
- the pcaQ gene encoding pca operon transcription factor PcaQ — protein MDRRIKFRHLDAFSAIARAGSLKRAAEQLNLTQPAISKTLRELEDIAGARLMERSRAGVRLTPAGDVFLQFAEQSTTALRHGLRSVRGGGEMSGHLRIGALPSVAGTLVPRAVRRFTASAPDTLVEVQEGQHHDLTALLRSGTLDLVVGRLGRPDSMVGLTFRQLYTEPVIVVTAPGSAAVSVASLDELAGCRVLYPPQQSAIRPLVARAMIAAGQPLYETRIETTSAAVARAILAEDPTTVWFISQGVVQPDLDAGRLVALDVPLAQTAGAVGVMRRADDMATSSARTFIQVLAED, from the coding sequence ATGGACCGCCGGATCAAGTTTCGCCATCTGGATGCCTTCAGCGCCATCGCGCGGGCGGGCAGCCTTAAGCGCGCAGCCGAGCAGTTGAACCTGACCCAGCCCGCGATCTCCAAGACCCTGCGGGAGTTGGAGGACATCGCGGGTGCGCGCCTGATGGAACGCAGCCGTGCTGGCGTGCGCCTGACCCCCGCCGGGGACGTCTTCCTGCAATTCGCCGAACAAAGCACAACCGCCCTGCGCCATGGCCTGCGATCTGTGCGCGGCGGCGGCGAGATGTCCGGCCACTTGCGCATCGGCGCGCTGCCAAGCGTTGCGGGCACGTTGGTGCCGCGTGCCGTCCGGCGGTTCACCGCCAGCGCGCCGGATACCCTGGTGGAGGTGCAGGAAGGCCAGCACCACGACCTTACGGCACTGTTGCGCAGCGGTACTTTGGATCTGGTGGTCGGGCGGTTGGGCCGCCCGGACAGCATGGTAGGGCTGACATTCCGGCAACTTTATACGGAGCCGGTCATCGTCGTCACCGCGCCGGGGAGCGCTGCCGTGAGTGTCGCGTCCCTGGACGAACTAGCCGGATGCCGTGTGCTTTACCCGCCGCAGCAATCGGCCATTCGCCCCCTCGTGGCGCGGGCGATGATCGCGGCGGGCCAGCCGTTGTATGAGACGCGGATCGAGACGACCTCTGCCGCGGTCGCGCGCGCGATCCTGGCCGAAGACCCCACCACCGTCTGGTTTATCAGCCAAGGCGTTGTGCAACCGGATCTGGACGCGGGAAGGCTGGTGGCTCTGGACGTGCCGCTTGCGCAAACCGCAGGCGCGGTGGGCGTGATGCGCCGCGCGGACGACATGGCCACCAGTTCCGCGCGGACCTTCATTCAGGTTTTGGCCGAGGATTAA
- the pobA gene encoding 4-hydroxybenzoate 3-monooxygenase: protein MKTQVAIIGGGPSGLLLAQLLHTQGIDSIVLERKTKEYVLGRIRAGVLEQGLVGLLEQAGCADRLHAEGFTHDGTLIAYGDQMFRVDFTAHVDKPVVVYGQTEVTRDLYAAREAAGGQIIYNVDDVVIHDAKTDAPYVSFAVEGESLRIDCDFVAGCDGFHGVSRKTIPEDARQEYEKIYPFGWLGILSETPPVNHELIYANHPRGFALCSMRNAQLSRYYIQCSLDDHPDNWSDDAFWEELKRRIPPEQAEALVTGPSIEKSIAPLRSFVTEPMRWGRLFLCGDAAHIVPPTGAKGLNTAASDVHYLFEGLKIFYKNGTKDGIDVYSEKALARVWKAERFSWWFTSMMHRFPDQTAFDLKMQIADLEFLRGSTSAQKAMAENYVGLPY, encoded by the coding sequence ATGAAAACCCAGGTTGCGATCATCGGCGGCGGTCCGTCGGGGCTATTGCTGGCCCAATTGCTGCACACGCAGGGCATCGACAGCATCGTGCTGGAGCGTAAGACCAAGGAGTATGTCTTGGGCCGCATTCGCGCTGGCGTGTTGGAACAAGGTCTCGTCGGATTGCTGGAACAGGCAGGTTGCGCGGATCGTTTGCATGCCGAAGGCTTCACCCACGATGGCACGCTGATCGCCTACGGCGACCAGATGTTCCGCGTCGATTTCACCGCGCATGTAGACAAGCCCGTCGTGGTCTACGGCCAAACGGAAGTGACCCGTGACCTCTACGCCGCGCGCGAGGCAGCAGGCGGGCAGATCATCTATAACGTCGACGACGTCGTGATCCACGATGCCAAGACCGACGCGCCTTACGTGAGCTTCGCGGTGGAGGGCGAAAGCCTGCGGATCGATTGCGATTTCGTGGCCGGGTGCGACGGTTTCCACGGTGTCAGCCGCAAGACCATCCCCGAGGACGCGCGGCAGGAATATGAGAAGATCTACCCCTTCGGATGGCTCGGTATCCTGTCAGAAACGCCCCCCGTCAATCACGAGCTGATCTACGCCAATCATCCCCGCGGTTTTGCGCTCTGCTCGATGCGCAACGCGCAGCTAAGCCGCTACTACATCCAGTGCTCGCTGGACGATCACCCCGACAACTGGAGTGACGATGCGTTCTGGGAGGAACTCAAACGTCGCATCCCGCCTGAACAGGCCGAGGCCCTTGTGACCGGCCCCAGCATCGAGAAATCCATCGCGCCGCTGCGGTCCTTCGTAACCGAGCCGATGCGCTGGGGGCGGCTGTTCCTATGCGGTGACGCAGCCCATATCGTGCCGCCCACTGGCGCAAAGGGGCTGAACACCGCCGCGTCAGACGTGCATTATCTGTTCGAGGGTCTGAAAATCTTCTACAAAAATGGTACGAAGGATGGGATTGACGTCTATTCCGAAAAGGCCTTGGCCCGTGTGTGGAAGGCAGAGCGCTTTTCGTGGTGGTTCACTTCGATGATGCACCGTTTCCCCGACCAGACCGCGTTTGACCTGAAGATGCAGATTGCCGATCTGGAGTTCCTGCGCGGCAGTACGAGCGCCCAAAAGGCCATGGCCGAGAATTACGTGGGGCTGCCCTATTGA
- the pcaC gene encoding 4-carboxymuconolactone decarboxylase → MTDRFETGMETRRAVLGDAHVDSAQARETPFDAPFQQMITEGAWGTLWADDTITHRDRSMLTLALLAATGNFEEIPMHIRATANTGATQDDVMQAFLHVAVYAGVPKANHAIKLAKQTYAEMEATP, encoded by the coding sequence ATGACTGATCGATTTGAAACCGGCATGGAGACAAGACGCGCCGTACTGGGCGACGCCCATGTGGACAGCGCTCAGGCCCGGGAAACACCCTTCGACGCGCCGTTCCAGCAAATGATAACCGAGGGGGCCTGGGGCACCTTGTGGGCCGACGATACGATCACGCACCGCGACCGATCGATGCTGACCTTGGCGCTTCTGGCGGCGACAGGGAACTTCGAAGAGATCCCGATGCACATTCGCGCCACCGCCAACACCGGCGCGACACAAGACGATGTCATGCAGGCCTTCCTGCATGTTGCTGTTTACGCAGGCGTGCCGAAAGCCAACCATGCGATCAAACTGGCGAAACAGACCTACGCCGAGATGGAGGCCACCCCATGA
- the pcaH gene encoding protocatechuate 3,4-dioxygenase subunit beta, protein MSTHAARDLSRHPAALTPRYRSSILRSPTQALIRLPDGPADRHGPTFGHGSIGALDHDLIQNYTHGGAPVGERVIVHGRVLDEAARPVPNTLVEVWQANASGRYRHKKDTYMGSMDPNFGGCGRTLTDEDGYYRFDTIKPGAYPWPNGGNNWRPAHIHFSIFGAAFCQRLITQLYFEGDPLIPLCDILQTVPHPSDIDMLVAKLDMETTVPFDSVAYRFDIVLRGARSTPFENRKEGN, encoded by the coding sequence ATGAGTACCCACGCCGCCCGCGACCTCTCGCGCCACCCGGCCGCACTGACGCCGCGCTACCGCAGTTCGATCCTGCGGTCTCCAACGCAGGCGCTGATCCGGTTGCCCGACGGCCCGGCAGACCGCCATGGCCCAACCTTCGGCCACGGCAGCATTGGCGCATTGGACCACGACCTGATCCAGAACTACACCCACGGCGGCGCGCCGGTGGGTGAGCGGGTCATCGTCCATGGACGCGTGTTGGACGAAGCCGCACGGCCCGTGCCCAACACACTGGTAGAGGTGTGGCAGGCCAATGCCTCGGGCCGGTATCGGCACAAGAAGGACACCTACATGGGTTCGATGGACCCCAACTTCGGCGGCTGTGGGCGGACCTTGACGGACGAAGACGGCTACTACCGTTTCGACACCATCAAACCGGGCGCCTATCCGTGGCCGAACGGCGGCAACAACTGGCGACCCGCCCATATTCACTTCAGCATTTTCGGCGCGGCCTTCTGCCAGCGCCTGATCACGCAGCTCTATTTTGAGGGCGATCCCCTGATCCCGCTTTGCGACATCCTTCAGACCGTGCCGCACCCAAGTGATATCGACATGCTTGTCGCCAAGTTGGACATGGAGACTACGGTGCCCTTTGACAGCGTGGCCTACCGCTTTGACATCGTACTGCGGGGCGCGCGGTCGACACCGTTTGAAAACCGGAAGGAGGGGAACTGA
- the pcaG gene encoding protocatechuate 3,4-dioxygenase subunit alpha, with amino-acid sequence MADLKETPSQTAGPYVHIGLATEAAGFSAFAPYGANIAGPDAAGEQIRVEGVILDGEGAPMTDALLEIWQADAQGRYSDTQDDTGNNTGFTGFGRAVPDFETGQFAFDTIKPGATDGAPCLHLWLVARGINLGLHTRMYFDDEPDANATDPVLNALDPARRPTLIATRNGNAYRFDIRVQGDNETVFFDV; translated from the coding sequence ATGGCTGATCTGAAAGAAACCCCGTCGCAAACGGCGGGCCCCTACGTGCACATCGGCCTCGCGACCGAGGCGGCGGGCTTCAGCGCGTTTGCGCCATACGGCGCAAACATCGCCGGGCCGGATGCGGCGGGCGAGCAGATCCGTGTCGAGGGTGTCATCCTTGACGGCGAAGGGGCACCCATGACCGACGCGCTGCTGGAGATCTGGCAAGCCGACGCGCAGGGCCGATATAGCGATACCCAAGATGACACGGGGAACAACACCGGCTTCACCGGATTTGGCCGCGCGGTGCCTGATTTCGAGACCGGGCAATTCGCCTTCGATACCATCAAGCCCGGTGCCACGGATGGCGCGCCGTGCCTGCACCTGTGGCTGGTCGCACGCGGCATCAACCTAGGCCTGCACACGCGGATGTATTTCGATGATGAACCGGACGCGAACGCCACTGATCCCGTGCTCAACGCGCTTGACCCCGCCCGCCGTCCAACGTTGATTGCCACGCGAAACGGTAACGCCTATCGCTTCGACATACGGGTGCAGGGCGACAATGAAACGGTGTTCTTCGATGTCTGA
- a CDS encoding 3-keto-5-aminohexanoate cleavage protein, with protein sequence MSDPKPCIICVAITGSVPTKAANPAVPITVAEQVESTHEAFEAGAAICHAHVRNDDETPSSDPEKFARLKEGVEKHCPGMIVQLSTGGRSGAGQERGGMLPLRPDMASLSVGSNNFPTRVYENPPDLVDWLAAQMLEYDVKPEIEAFDLSHIHHAALMHRRGQLADHPYVQFVMGVKNAMPADRETFDFYVATMKRLLPESEWCTAGVGPNQIVLNEWAIAAGGHARTGLEDNVRWDKQTLAPSNAALVKRTVEICEKNARPVATTAQARKILGLRA encoded by the coding sequence ATGTCTGATCCAAAACCTTGCATCATCTGCGTGGCTATCACGGGCTCTGTCCCCACCAAGGCGGCGAACCCAGCGGTGCCGATCACGGTGGCCGAACAGGTGGAGTCCACCCATGAGGCGTTCGAGGCCGGGGCCGCCATCTGCCATGCCCATGTGCGCAACGATGACGAAACGCCGTCCTCGGATCCCGAAAAATTCGCCCGCCTCAAAGAGGGTGTAGAAAAACACTGCCCCGGCATGATCGTGCAACTGTCCACCGGGGGACGTTCCGGCGCGGGGCAGGAGCGGGGCGGGATGCTGCCGCTGCGCCCCGACATGGCGTCGCTGTCGGTGGGGTCGAACAACTTCCCCACCCGCGTCTACGAGAACCCGCCTGATCTGGTGGATTGGCTGGCGGCGCAGATGCTGGAATACGACGTGAAGCCCGAGATCGAGGCGTTTGACCTCAGCCATATCCACCATGCGGCCCTCATGCACAGACGCGGGCAGTTGGCCGATCATCCCTACGTGCAATTCGTGATGGGCGTGAAGAACGCCATGCCTGCAGACCGAGAAACATTTGATTTTTATGTCGCGACGATGAAGCGGCTGTTGCCAGAATCCGAATGGTGTACAGCGGGTGTCGGGCCGAACCAGATCGTCCTGAACGAATGGGCCATCGCAGCAGGCGGTCATGCCCGAACGGGGCTGGAGGATAACGTGCGTTGGGACAAGCAGACCCTCGCGCCGTCCAATGCTGCGCTTGTCAAACGCACGGTCGAGATCTGCGAGAAGAACGCCCGCCCTGTCGCCACGACGGCGCAGGCGCGGAAAATCCTGGGGCTGCGGGCGTAA
- a CDS encoding TetR/AcrR family transcriptional regulator → MAPQSEKERQIAAAALRVFSRYGLKRATMNDIAEEAGVVRQTLYNVFANKDEVINGTLLLYTDTLRQKTQDAWKEAEDLPTKLDLLFEHYILASWDAVRATPDAADLESGGHAAVQRAMCLAGEELEAMICQLFTPDTDAIERNGHTLPDFASFVNAALMGLKYGVDDRATLVRHLATLKAMILLTTTS, encoded by the coding sequence ATGGCCCCGCAATCCGAGAAAGAGCGTCAGATCGCAGCCGCCGCCCTGCGCGTCTTCTCGCGCTACGGGCTGAAGCGCGCCACGATGAACGACATCGCCGAGGAGGCGGGCGTCGTGCGTCAGACCCTCTATAATGTCTTCGCCAACAAAGATGAGGTCATTAACGGCACGCTGCTTTTGTATACCGATACCCTTCGGCAAAAGACACAGGATGCATGGAAAGAGGCCGAGGATCTGCCTACGAAGCTCGATCTGTTGTTCGAGCATTATATCCTTGCTTCGTGGGATGCCGTGCGAGCCACGCCTGATGCCGCAGATCTGGAATCCGGGGGGCACGCCGCCGTGCAACGTGCGATGTGCCTTGCAGGGGAAGAGTTGGAGGCCATGATCTGCCAGCTCTTCACGCCCGATACGGACGCGATCGAGCGCAACGGACATACTCTGCCGGACTTCGCTTCCTTCGTGAACGCAGCCCTGATGGGATTGAAGTACGGCGTCGATGATCGTGCGACGCTGGTCCGACATCTAGCAACCTTGAAGGCGATGATCTTGCTGACGACGACCTCTTGA